GACCGTGATCGCTACCATCACGAGCCGGTAGAGCAGCGTCTTGACGACGGCGCGGCGGCGCCGCTGGATGGCCTGTCGGTCCAGTAGCCCGGACGGCAAGACCATGTGGACGACTCGCCGGCGCTCGACTTCAGTTGGGCGGTCGTTCCCACAGACCGAAAACGGCCTGACCGCGGTCGGCCGGTCGGATCACCCTATCAGTTCCGCCTCGAGGTAGTCGAATTGCTGTTCGATCTCCTTCCGGCGCTGTCGCTTCACGATGGTCGCGTCCAGCACCGTGCCGACGACGGGGAGGTCGACGGCCTCGAAGGTCGTCGTCGCCGTCACGGTCGCGCCGTCGCCGGTCGCCTCGACGCGGTAGTCCGTCCGCATCGACTCGAAGATGCCGTCCCGCTGCTCGTAAGCGAGGACGGCGTCGGCGTCGTCGACGACGCCGAGGACCAGTTCCACCTCGAACAGACCGACCGTGTTCTCGAGCGTCACACGGTCGCCGTCGACCCTGACCGCGTCGAACCCCCCGGCGCGCATGAACGGCTCGA
This genomic interval from Halomicrobium urmianum contains the following:
- a CDS encoding SRPBCC family protein, with amino-acid sequence MERVTVTRTLDTDPDAVRDLMADVEPFMRAGGFDAVRVDGDRVTLENTVGLFEVELVLGVVDDADAVLAYEQRDGIFESMRTDYRVEATGDGATVTATTTFEAVDLPVVGTVLDATIVKRQRRKEIEQQFDYLEAELIG